A single Mytilus trossulus isolate FHL-02 chromosome 12, PNRI_Mtr1.1.1.hap1, whole genome shotgun sequence DNA region contains:
- the LOC134692022 gene encoding uncharacterized protein LOC134692022, with amino-acid sequence MKMFKGLTNLKILDLSDNQLICNCALVSLKDLYIVLDHGDGIICPDNPGVDLQTMPDYDLCTNKGDFCRHDNVTIIDGHSIDTAYGISIIRCAFMCDINQECNAFQHDKDLQLVCNLWNIRHKSAWLTNVTRYVDLYDRC; translated from the exons ATGAAGATGTTCAAAGGACTAACAAACTTAAAGATTTT gGATCTTTCTGACAATCAGCTCATTTGTAACTGTGCGCTTGTAAGCTTGAAAGACTTATATATTGTTCTGGATCATGGCGATGGTATTATCTGTCCGGACAACCCAGGAGTCGATCTTCAGACTATGCCAGATTATGACCTGTGTACTAACAAAG gTGATTTCTGCAGGCATGATAACGTCACAATTATAGATGGCCATTCTATTGATACTGCTTATGGTATTAGTATCATTAGATGCGCATTCATGTGTGACATAAATCAGGAATGTAATGCTTTTCAACACGACAAAGATCTGCAACTGGTCTGCAATCTGTGGAACATCAGGCATAAATCGGCATGGTTAACGAATGTTACGCGATATGTTGATCTTTACGATCGATGTTAa